The nucleotide window CATGATCAGCAACGCTGCGGTGGTCGCCGGTCAGTTGCTGGTAGATCGCGGTCAGTTCGGCTTCGGCGGCGGGGTCGACGAAGACGCCGGTGAAATCGGTCAACGCGTCGTAGCCGGTGGTGCCGGCCACCGGCCAGTCCGGCAGTTCCTCGCCGGGCTCGAGGATCTTCTCGACCACGATCCAGGCGTCGGGCGCGAGGTCGCGCAGCCGCTGCAGGTAGCCGGCCGGGTCTGCCAGCCCGTCCGGATGATCGACCCGCAGTCCGGCGACGCCCTGCCTGATCAGGTCGGCGACCCGGCGATGGGTGGCCTCGAATACCGCGGGATCCTCCATCCGTACAGCGGCCAGCGTGTTCACGGCGAAGAAACGACGGTAGCCGAGCTCGGTCTGGCCCCGTCGGTGATTGACCAGGCGGTAGTGCTGGCGATCATGGATCTCCTGCGCCGTGCCGTGTCCGGTGCCCGGCGCGATCGGATACCGATGCTCCCAGTAGCAGAGCCGGCCGTCGTCGATCTGCAGCCGCTGCAGCTCGTCCGGATCGTCGCCCAGGATCGGGATCAGCAGCTTGTCGGCGGTCCAGTCGATGTCGAACCAGGACGCGTACGCCGACTGCCGGCCGTGCAGCAGCACGTCCCACCAGGCCGGGTTCTGCTCCGGCACGTCGACGCCCAGATGGTTGGGCACGATGTCCACAACGACCGGCAGGTCGCGCGCTCCGGCCGCCTTCAGCAGCGCGGCGAAGCCGTCCTCGCCGCCGCGTTGCGGGTCGAGCCGGGTCGGATCGGTGACGTCGTAGCCGTGATCGGAACCGGTGACCGAGGTCAACAACGGCGACAGATAGATCGCACCCACCCCCAGTTCGGCCAGGTAGTCGGTCAGCTCCGCGGCCTCGTACAGCGTGAAACCGGGGCGGATCTGCAAGCGGTACGTCGAACTCGGCACGGGCGTCACGAATCCGACCCTAAAGCTCCGAGTTGTCAGAAGGTAGTTGGGCCATAAACCCAACGGCCTTCTGACAAGTCGGTCAGGTGCGGACGCCGAAGGTGCGGGTGGCAGGGTCGAAGACGGCGTGCGGGGTGCCGAAGACGGTGCCGATCCTGCCGTTGTCGATCAAGGTCGAGGGGGTGCCGGTGATCAGCCGATGATCATCGATCAGCCACAGCTGGTGCGCCATCCGCAGCGCCAGTTCGACCTCGTGCGTCGACACCAGCACGGTGATCGAACGCTGCCGGGCCAGCCGATCCAACAGCGCCATCAGGTCCACCCGGGCGCCCACATCGAGGAAGGCGCTCGGCTCGTCCAAGATCAACAATTCCGGTTCGGTGACCAGCGCGCGGGCCAGCAGCAGCCGCTGCCGTTGCCCGTCGGACAACTCGGCGAATCGCTGCTCGGCCAGATCGGTTGCCTGCAGGTCGGCCAGCACCTCGGCGATCAGCCGATGATCGCGGTCGGTCAGCCGGCTGACCAGGCCCAGGTAGGGATGCCGGCCGAGTTCGACCACCTCGCGTCCGGTGAGCAGCCCGACGTCCACCCGTTCGGTCAGCACCACCGCGGTCCGGCGGGCCCGATCCCTGGGCGACAGCCGGAGCAGATCATGATCAACTCCGGCAGCGCCACGGAGCATGATCGCGCCGCCGAGCGCGGGTTGCAGACCGGCCACCGTACGAAGCAGGGTTGACTTTCCGGCGCCGTTGGGGCCGAGCACCGCGGTCACCCGACCGGCCGGCGCCTCGGCGGTGATTCCGTCGACGATCACGCGGTCCGGCTCGCTGGCCGGCCAACGCCGAGTGTGCCGATAGCCGACCCGAAGGTCATCAAGCCGGAGGCCCGCGCCCGCCGTGAAGTTGATCATCAGACCGCTCCTGCCGACAGACGCCGAGATCGCAGCAGCACCACGATCACCACCGGAGCGCCGATCAGGGCGGCCGTGACGTTGATCGGCAGCACCGCGTCGTCACCGGGCAGCTGAGCCACCACCGAACACACGCTGGAGGCGATCACGCCGACCAGGATCGAGGCCGGCATCAGCAGTCGGTGGTCGGAACTGCCGATGGTCAACCGGGCCAGGTGCGGGACCGCGATGCCGAGGAAGGCGATCGGCCCGCAGTAGGCGGTCACCGCGCCCGCGATCAGGGCGGTCGCGATCATCGCCAGCACCCGAACGGATCCGACCCGCACGCCCATCGAGCGGGCGTACCGCTCACCGAGCAGCATCGCGTTCAGCGACCGGGCCAGCAGCGCGGCGATGATGATCGCGATCAGGATCACCGGCAGCAGCACGAGCAGGTCGCCGCGGGTGACGCCGCTGAAGGAGCCGAGCCCCCACATCACGTACCGCTGCATCCGGGTCGGATCGGCGAAAGCCAACAGCAGCGAGGTGAACGCGCCGACGGTTGCGGAGAACATCACCCCGGCGATCAGCAGCGTGGTCACCGAACGGACCCAACGGTTGATCACCAAGATCAACATCAGCACCAACGCCGACCCGGTCGCCGCAGCCGCGGCCACCGCGATCCGCTGTCCGCCGACCAGGCTGACGAAGCCGCCGGTCACGGTGCCGGTGCCGAGGGTGATCAGTGCGACGCCCAGTGAGGCGCCCGAGGACACCCCCAGGATGTACGGGTCGGCCAGCGGATTGGCGAACAGCGTCTGCATCAGCAGCCCGGCGATGCCCAGCCCGGCGCCGACCGCGGCCGCGGTGATCACCCGCGGCATCCGGATCTGCTCGAGCAACACGGTGCTGGCCGGATCGGCCGCGTGCCCGGTGGTTGCGTACAGCAACAGGTCGTGCCAGCCGATGGTGACCGACCCGACCGCGGCACCCAGACCGATCGCGGCCACCGCTGCCACCGCCATCACGATCAGCGCCAGCACCGGCCGCCGCAGCCGGCCGCGCGGCACCCGGACGGCATCGATCTCGGCGGAGATCGGTCGTTCGGCGGGGGTGCTGGCCATCATCTACCGCGTCACTTGAGCTTCTGATAGAAGGTGAACCGGTGGTCCGGTTCAAGATCAGGATGCAGGATCGCGATCAGATCGGCGACCACCAGATCCGGCCGCAGCACCCCCAACTCGTACAGGTTGTTGCCACCGGCCGCGTTCACCTGCTTGCTCGGCGCCCACACGTCACCGGACTTGAAGGCGGCGAAGTCGGCCAGCCGCGGCTCGGTGCCGGTGGCCTCCTTCTTGGTCTTCCAGTTCGTCGAGGTGATCCACGGCTTGGCGTCGCCGGACTTGGCGAAGACCGTCTCCAGGTCAACGTTCTTGCTGACCGTCGACGTGTCGTCCTGCCAGGGCCAGCTGCCGCCGGCGTCGGTGATCAACTTGCCCATCGGCGTGCCGCCGGTCGGCATCGTCCAGCTGCCCTGGTAGGGCTGGTTCAGCACCACCGAGGTCGGCTTGGCATCGGCTGCCTTCTGCACGGCGGACTTGTAGTTGGCGGCGATCTTGTCGAAGGTCGTCGCCGCCTTGTCCTCGGTGCCGGTCAGCGCGGCGAAGTACTTGATCCACTCGGCCTCGCCCAACGGCGAGGTCTCCAGGTATTCGGCGTCGGCCAGCACCGGGATCCCGGCCTGCCGGACGGTCGCGTACGCCGGATCGGTCTGCCCGGCGGTGATCAGCACGTCCGGCTTGGCGGCCACGATCTTCTCCGCGTTGGCGGTGCCGGCCGGCGCGAACTCGGTGACGTCGGGGCTCTGCACCCGCTCCTGCGCCGCCTTGGAGCTGATCAGCGCATTCGACGCGACACCGGTCACCACATCCAGCTGGCCGAGTGCTTCCAGACTCGGCAGATGGGTCGTTGAGGCGGAGAACAGGCTGTGCACCGGCACCGTCACCTGTTGTGCCTGGGCGAGATCGCCGCTCAACTGGGGTTTCGGCGCGCCGCACTTGACCAGGACGTAGCTCTCCGGCTTGCCGCCCACCTCGGGCTGCTTGACGGTCAGCACCTGGTACGACTTGTGGTAGCTGAGGCTGAAGTTCTCGGCGTACTCGAGCTTCTGCTTGACCGGGAAGTAGTCGGTGTTCGGGTTGAAGTCGGTGATGCAGCCGGGCGCGGTCGACGACGGTGCGACTCCCGGCGCCGGGCTGCCCGCGTCGGTGCCGCAGGCGGCCAGCGACAGGGTCAGTGCCGCGGCCGCGGCGGCCGCCGTGACGGCCCGCTGCCGCCGGCCGGAGAACAACTTGTTGATCATGAAAGGCTTCGGACTCCTTGCCGCACGACGATTGTCCTGGAGCCTGGCACCGTCACCCGGCGACCGCGATGGATGAGGCAGCGCCGGTGTGCCGGTGATCTTCCCTCGAGACCCCTGGACGCGCGGACCGGCGGCCCGCACACCGACGGCAGGTTTTCGGACTTGTGGGTGTCGCCGGATCATCCCCGACGGCCTACTGGCTGATGCTTCCCAGACTCGCGGCGGAGGATCGAGGTCCTCCGGATCGTTCGTCCAGTGCGTCTGTACAGCGTTCGTACCCACTCACCGCTGCGGGGCAGTCCCGGTCTCGCACCGGATTCCCTCCCCGTCGGCAGGGCGATTCTAACCTGATCGGCGCCGCCGGTCCGACCGCCCGAACCTGGCGAGCGAACGCGCTCAGAGGTGGGAGAGCACGATCGCAGTACGAGTCCGCAGCACGTCGTGCTGGTCGCGGATCCGGCCGAGCACCCGCTCCAGATGCGCCGCATCGGTGCAGCGCACCACCAGCAGACCGTCGGCCTCGCCGGTGATGGTGTACGCGTCGTGCACCTCGGGAATGGCGTGCGCGAACTCCTTCATCTGTTTCGGCGGCACCTGCCCGTTGCAGTAGATCTCCACGAACGCCTCGATGCTCCACCCCAGCGCTGCCGGATTGACATCGGCGCCGAAGCCGCGGATCACGCCTTCCTTGCGCATCCGATCGACCCGGCGCTTGGTGGCGGCCGTGGACAGTTCGACCTGCTGCCCCAAGGCGGCATAGCTCTGCCGTCCGTCGGCCATCAACAACGCAAGAAGCTTGCGATCTGGAAATCCCCCACTTTCGTGAAGGCATGCACTATGAGGAGTTGTCATGCCAGAGAAGCGACGGAAGTTCGACGCGGAGTTCCGCGAGGGCGCTGTGCGGCTGGTGCACGAGTCCAACAAGTCGATCGCGCAGGTCGCCCGTGACCTGGGGGTCAACGAGGGCACCCTGGGCAACTGGGTGGCCCGGGACCGTGAACAGCGTGAAGGCGTCAATAGCCTGTCCAAAGATGATCTTGACGAGTTGAAGCGGCTGCGCTCTGAGAACGCCGAGCTGCGGATGGAGCGTGATGTTCTCAAGCGTTCCGTGGTCCTGTGGGTGAAGGAGGCGATGAGGTGAGCGTGGCACGCTTCATCGCCGACCAGAGGACCTTCTACCGCGTCCCGATCGCGGTCTGCTGCGCCATCCTCGGCCTGAGTGTGGGCTGGTTCTACAAGTGGATCAAGTCCCCGGTCACCGACCGACAGCAGCGGCGCCGCGAGCTGGATGCTGCGGTGCTGGCCATGTTTGAGGCGTCCGGTCGTACCTACGGCTCACCGCGGATCCACCGGGATCTGGTCGATGCCGGCTGGAGGGTGGGCCACAACACGGTCGCCGACTCGATGACCCGCCAAGGCCTGCAGGGCAGAAAACGCAAACACCGTAAGGGATTGACCAAACAGGACCGCAAGGCGGCCAAGTTCCCGGACCTGGTGCAGCGGGACTTCTCCGCCCGGGCGCCGAACTGCAAATGGTGTGGCGATATCACTGAGATTCCGACCGATGAGGGCAAGCTCTACATGGCCACGGTGATCGACTTGTTCTCGCGCAAGCTGCTGGCCTGCCCGATCAGCGATCACCCCGACGCGCCATTGGTCTGTGATGCGATCAAGATCGCCGCGGCGGTCCGCGGTGGCCGGGACCACATCGAGGGTGTGATCTTCCACTCCGACCGTGGATCAACGTATACAGCGAAGGACTTTTCCCTGCTGTGTAAGAAGAAACTCGGGATCCGACAGTCGATGGGACGGGTCGGATCCTGTTTCGACAACGCGGCAGCGGAGTCGTTCTTCTCCACCCTCGAACACGAAGTCCTGTCCCGCCACCACTTCGAAACCAAAGCCCAAGCCAGGGCTGTCGTCCTGGCCTGGTGCCACCAGTTCTACAACGTCCAACGACGGCACAGCGGCGCGGCCTTGCTGCCACCCGACCAATACGAGATGATCACCGCTGACCAACCGGCAGCGGCCTAAACCGAAACCCTTCACGATTTCGGGGAAATCTCAATCGATGTCGTCAATCCGCAATGAAGTGCCCCCGTTCATCCGGACGCAGCCTATCGGGGCTCGCGCCGGGGATGGCACTTCCTCCGGCCACGCGCTTGGTTACGCTGCAGGAAAGGCACCGTCGGTGCGGCGGCCGTCGCCGTGCCGGGGCCGCCACACGGAGGTGGTGGGGTGATGAAGTACGGGATCGTGACCTCGGCCGGGACGGTTCGCGACTACGTGACGATGGCCCGTGAAGCCGAGGCCGGCGGCTGGGACGGTGTGTTCGTCTGGGACGACATCTGTGTCGGCCCGATCCCGACCTACGACCCCTGGGTGGCATTGGGGGCGATGGCGGTGAGCACCGAACGCATCACGCTCGGTTCGATGGTGTTCTCGCTGGCCCGCCGTCGCCCGTGGAAGGTCGCCCGCGAGACGCTCACGCTGGACATCCTCTCCGCCGGCCGGCTGGTGCTGCCGGTCGGTTTCGGTGGCGAGTGGGACGGCGGCTACTCCCGGGTGAACACCGATGAACCGGGGCGTCGGGAGCGTCGGGAGAAGCTCGACGAATGCCTGGCCATCCTCGACCTCGCGTGGACCGGCGAATCCTTCGACTACGACGGAAAGCACTACCAGGCAAAGGAGTTGGTCTTCCGTCCGCGGCCGGTGCAACGGCCGCGGATCCCGGTCTGGACCGTCGGCGCCTGGCCGCACGACCGCTCGCTGGCCCGATCCGCACGTTGGGACGGTGTGATCACCGCCGACCGCTCGCCCGGTGCCGGGGAGTACGACGTCGTCCAGCCAGCCGCGGTCGCCAAGATCCGGGACTGGATGCTCGACCGGCGCGGTTCACTCGACGGCTTCGACGTCATCGCCGAGGGGACCACGGACGGCAGCGACCCCGACGCGGCGGCCGCGCACGTCGCGCCGTACCGGGAAGCCGGCGCCACCTGGTGGATCGAATCGCACTGGGACGACGAGATCACCGCCGACTTCCTGCTGAACCGAATCCGGCAGGGGCCACCGCGGTGAGGTCCCGACCGGAAGTGGTGAACCGGAAGGTGTTGAACCGGAAGTGGTGAAAACGTCGGACGGGATTGCCCCGAACCCCCGAAAACGGCTCGTTCGACGCATCCCGCCCGACGGTCTTACCGCTTCCATCACATGACACCTGTCAGTGCGTACCGCTGACATTCAGGTGGGGCGCCATCGCTCGGTCGGCAACAGACTGATCGCATGAAGATGCTTGAGGAGCCGGTCGGGGCCGGTGCCACCACCCCCGGTGCCGAGCAGCCCGGGTCCGCGCTGGAGCTCGCGGGGTTACACAAGGCGTACGGTCCGGTGCGGGCGGTCGACGGTGTTGACCTCGAGGTCCGCCGGCGGGAGATCGTGGCCATGCTCGGACCCAACGGAGCCGGCAAGTCCACCATCAACGAGATGATCACAGGGCTGGTCCAGCCGGACAGCGGCCGGCTCAGCGTTCTCGGTCGCCAGCCGCGGGTCGCCGTCGCCGAGGGCCGGGTCGGGGCGATGTTGCAGGCCGGTGCGCTGCTGCACGACGCCACCACCCGGGACGTGCTGCGGCTGATGCACGGACTGCACCGGCACCCGCTGCCGCTGGACGAGGTGATCGAACGCGCCGAACTCGGCGACTTCCTGAAGACCAAGTCGGACAAGCTGTCCGGCGGCCAGGCGCAACGGCTGCGGTACGCGTTGGCGATCATGCCCGACCCGGAGTTGTTGATCTTGGACGAGCCGACGGTCGGGATGGATGTCGAGGTACGCCGCCAGTTCTGGGCCTCGATGCGTGACTTCGCCGCCGACGGCCGGACCGTGTTGTTCGCCACCCACTATCTGGAGGAGGCCGACGAAATGGCCGACCGGATCGTGGTGCTGAACACCGGCCGGGTCGTGGCCGACGGCACCGGGGCCGAGATCAAGTCCCGGGTGACCGGCCGGGTGATCACGGTGTCGCCGGCCGATGTGCCGGCGGCCGAGTTGGCCGCCCTGCCGGCCGCGACCGGCACCGAACGGGTCGGCAGTCGGATCAAGATCAAGACCGCCGACTCGGATCTGACCCTGCGGGCCATGGTTCAGCGCTATCCGCAGGTCTGTGACATCGAGGTCGGTTCGGCCCGGCTGGAGGACGCCTTCCTGGCGCTGACCGGGAACCAGGATCAACCCGAACAAGATCACCTACCGATCGATGATCAACGAGTCGACCGGACCGCGAACCAATTCTCCAGGAGCCTGCGATGACCGCCGCGGTGGCCCAAACCCGTCAGGCCGGCCGTCGGCCGGCACCGTTGCACTACCTGATCCACAGCGTCCGGCTGACCGCCCGCAACACCGGTTTCACCGTCTTCT belongs to Microlunatus elymi and includes:
- a CDS encoding Lrp/AsnC family transcriptional regulator; its protein translation is MADGRQSYAALGQQVELSTAATKRRVDRMRKEGVIRGFGADVNPAALGWSIEAFVEIYCNGQVPPKQMKEFAHAIPEVHDAYTITGEADGLLVVRCTDAAHLERVLGRIRDQHDVLRTRTAIVLSHL
- a CDS encoding ABC transporter ATP-binding protein encodes the protein MINFTAGAGLRLDDLRVGYRHTRRWPASEPDRVIVDGITAEAPAGRVTAVLGPNGAGKSTLLRTVAGLQPALGGAIMLRGAAGVDHDLLRLSPRDRARRTAVVLTERVDVGLLTGREVVELGRHPYLGLVSRLTDRDHRLIAEVLADLQATDLAEQRFAELSDGQRQRLLLARALVTEPELLILDEPSAFLDVGARVDLMALLDRLARQRSITVLVSTHEVELALRMAHQLWLIDDHRLITGTPSTLIDNGRIGTVFGTPHAVFDPATRTFGVRT
- a CDS encoding FecCD family ABC transporter permease, producing MMASTPAERPISAEIDAVRVPRGRLRRPVLALIVMAVAAVAAIGLGAAVGSVTIGWHDLLLYATTGHAADPASTVLLEQIRMPRVITAAAVGAGLGIAGLLMQTLFANPLADPYILGVSSGASLGVALITLGTGTVTGGFVSLVGGQRIAVAAAAATGSALVLMLILVINRWVRSVTTLLIAGVMFSATVGAFTSLLLAFADPTRMQRYVMWGLGSFSGVTRGDLLVLLPVILIAIIIAALLARSLNAMLLGERYARSMGVRVGSVRVLAMIATALIAGAVTAYCGPIAFLGIAVPHLARLTIGSSDHRLLMPASILVGVIASSVCSVVAQLPGDDAVLPINVTAALIGAPVVIVVLLRSRRLSAGAV
- a CDS encoding IS3 family transposase, whose amino-acid sequence is MSVARFIADQRTFYRVPIAVCCAILGLSVGWFYKWIKSPVTDRQQRRRELDAAVLAMFEASGRTYGSPRIHRDLVDAGWRVGHNTVADSMTRQGLQGRKRKHRKGLTKQDRKAAKFPDLVQRDFSARAPNCKWCGDITEIPTDEGKLYMATVIDLFSRKLLACPISDHPDAPLVCDAIKIAAAVRGGRDHIEGVIFHSDRGSTYTAKDFSLLCKKKLGIRQSMGRVGSCFDNAAAESFFSTLEHEVLSRHHFETKAQARAVVLAWCHQFYNVQRRHSGAALLPPDQYEMITADQPAAA
- a CDS encoding ABC transporter ATP-binding protein, whose amino-acid sequence is MKMLEEPVGAGATTPGAEQPGSALELAGLHKAYGPVRAVDGVDLEVRRREIVAMLGPNGAGKSTINEMITGLVQPDSGRLSVLGRQPRVAVAEGRVGAMLQAGALLHDATTRDVLRLMHGLHRHPLPLDEVIERAELGDFLKTKSDKLSGGQAQRLRYALAIMPDPELLILDEPTVGMDVEVRRQFWASMRDFAADGRTVLFATHYLEEADEMADRIVVLNTGRVVADGTGAEIKSRVTGRVITVSPADVPAAELAALPAATGTERVGSRIKIKTADSDLTLRAMVQRYPQVCDIEVGSARLEDAFLALTGNQDQPEQDHLPIDDQRVDRTANQFSRSLR
- a CDS encoding LLM class flavin-dependent oxidoreductase, giving the protein MKYGIVTSAGTVRDYVTMAREAEAGGWDGVFVWDDICVGPIPTYDPWVALGAMAVSTERITLGSMVFSLARRRPWKVARETLTLDILSAGRLVLPVGFGGEWDGGYSRVNTDEPGRRERREKLDECLAILDLAWTGESFDYDGKHYQAKELVFRPRPVQRPRIPVWTVGAWPHDRSLARSARWDGVITADRSPGAGEYDVVQPAAVAKIRDWMLDRRGSLDGFDVIAEGTTDGSDPDAAAAHVAPYREAGATWWIESHWDDEITADFLLNRIRQGPPR
- a CDS encoding ABC transporter substrate-binding protein, whose amino-acid sequence is MINKLFSGRRQRAVTAAAAAAALTLSLAACGTDAGSPAPGVAPSSTAPGCITDFNPNTDYFPVKQKLEYAENFSLSYHKSYQVLTVKQPEVGGKPESYVLVKCGAPKPQLSGDLAQAQQVTVPVHSLFSASTTHLPSLEALGQLDVVTGVASNALISSKAAQERVQSPDVTEFAPAGTANAEKIVAAKPDVLITAGQTDPAYATVRQAGIPVLADAEYLETSPLGEAEWIKYFAALTGTEDKAATTFDKIAANYKSAVQKAADAKPTSVVLNQPYQGSWTMPTGGTPMGKLITDAGGSWPWQDDTSTVSKNVDLETVFAKSGDAKPWITSTNWKTKKEATGTEPRLADFAAFKSGDVWAPSKQVNAAGGNNLYELGVLRPDLVVADLIAILHPDLEPDHRFTFYQKLK
- a CDS encoding transposase; the protein is MPEKRRKFDAEFREGAVRLVHESNKSIAQVARDLGVNEGTLGNWVARDREQREGVNSLSKDDLDELKRLRSENAELRMERDVLKRSVVLWVKEAMR